From Epinephelus lanceolatus isolate andai-2023 chromosome 23, ASM4190304v1, whole genome shotgun sequence:
tgctgttgctcagcaaagatcaagAGATACAAtcaaaaattaggcttcagataacatatcaattatgaatctgaTTAATTTGATCTcgctctgacagacagagcgtcagagagacaaaaaaatgagtTATGGCCCTTGAGGATTACGGCACCTAGCataccaacacaacaacacttctataaaaaaaattaaggagTTGGCAagaccaggcttctaattgagacaggtgtttatttgtcaaagtgCAGCCACACCAGGCCAGTAATTGGGACTGGGCGTTTATTTGGgaccaggcttttaattgaagtgtTACGGTAATTGATAGTTgtatgaacagactgaaaagtgCAATCTATAGAAATTGAAATAATTGTTTGTTTGGACAGAAGGGCTGATGCTGATGCTGTTCCACTTGTGTACATTgatatttaaagggacactttgtcaattttcaaccagctttgtataataataataataataataataataataataataatgtgggtagtatgtgtaaatgagctGTGGTAAACTTACCTTCATCTTACCAGCTCTCAGTTCTCCCAGCTTAAATCCGCTCAAGATAGCTGGCTCTAAGGTTTTTGCCCAAACTACGGATTGTAACTTTGTTATTTTCAAAATGCCCGCCACCAAAAGATTCAGACAAAACTccaatcaaactgtaaaactaagcagtgttgatcaaatacAAAGCAATATTTTATTACTGCATTGCTCTTGTAGGAGCCATTTTTATTACGTAGTGTTAGTATTTGGCAGTTGAGCCTAATATGTATTTgatttatgttgaaaaaaacgACTCGATGACTCGAGGTTGGTTCACAGCCTTTCGCTAGTATTTAATTGAAGACAGCTTACAACTTCACACACGGCAAAAATGAGCCAGCCCTCCAGAACAGTTTACCAAACATTCTGTGTGTGCGTACGTGTGAATTGTTTTGGAACATTCTGCTCTTTCTAAACTGACCTATTTCCTAGGCCTTTTTGCCATACCATATTTGAAGTTTTTTGTTGTAACCTGTAAATATTGTCAGAACATTATCACTGGCATCGTCAGTCTGGACCGTAGAAATCAAACTACTATAATCAACATTTATTAAACACGTTAAATAATGCAACAAATCGCTCTCATCTGTTAACTGTTTAACTTTAGGAGCGTGTTGGAATCTCTGCTGGGCATCTATGTGGAAATTAGAAGCCTTCTGTTGCCTAAAATCTCTTTAGAAACAttttttagtgcactgtttgacTGTAATTAGCCTcacgtcaccaggctcttcagaTAAGgcgaagagcctggtttctattcactctgaattttgtctggattctggttccggtatAGAGAGCGGATgcggaattcaccaaattcaccaaagtaaaactttaaattctggcgcaccatcgatttggggtgaggaggggtgtaagaaaattgattaacttaatggcgtggagcttttcttgtaaattctattctttaaatttaaaagtttcacgcatttttattagcttggtgcttttattttgacggaaaggcgcatccatcgaattccggatcccgTCTCACTTGCCCTGGCtccggttccttaccaaaacggccactaacggccccagactagaCTGTAATGCAAGAAGTGGACACCATGCTGTTTCCTGACTtgtgaaaacagaggctgaaaaaaatgAGAGCAAGATtttaaaactaagcagtgctgatcaaatattaaacaagattctgtttctgtgctgcctatttctcacctcagatgttttcagaagaATACTTTAGCTCACTGTTTAACGGCAATTTGAGATGGTTTGTCACCAGCTGACTGGTCAGGGTACCTTCAGGCATACCATGGTTATCccgttttttccttttttttaaaacgaAAAAACGAGCCGTTTTTCCGTTTTTGTTATAAGAATCAAAAAACGAAAAACGacaaaaccaaattcaaataacagcccgattttgtttttttgcagattcattttttcatttattgttctGGACAAAAAGTAGAACTGCGGTGACATCAGAGGCGGAagtaacttcaaaataaagataAGCTTGCCTATAAAACTTACAAATATCCTATAAAACTTTCCCATGTatcttttatttccacttacacctgatgttttgcgcattttgaaaagctgcctgCCATTGCTGTGAGgaactttttattcataaaaatagaaataaaatgttagaTCGCAAATTTTATGGCTACAGTAAAACTTGTTGTTCAACCATAACGTTGCTGTTCAGAGACTAATAAGGGAAATCGTCATGGATATTGTTCCCATGAAGGACATATAGGGATTCTCTCAAAGGTCgtgttttaatattcattcaccgaattgtttgtcttgtttgtctttATTGTTTGCAATAAAGTAATCGAGGATATAATAAATGATTGTGTGTGCCGTGTTGTTATCTGTTACTGTAGCGATGAGGAAACTGCACCTCATTGGGAGGTTGACataaaaagtttaaattaaaataggaAAGGTTATTAGAACGTAACATAGCAGCTCCTTCACTTGCCTTCATATGAACATTAAAGGTTCCTCATCACATTCAAATGTTCAGTAGTAGCTAAGGTGTTTGTATTCGtgtatttattagtttatttgtgaGGGACATTGCAAGAAACACTAACTGGTTAAAGTAATATGAATCAGATGTGTTGCATACagttagggctgccactaacttatatattttttaaaaataatcgattaatcattgtttattttattcgattaatcagattttgaaaaaaggcacaggatgtatttttgtatgacatttctattgtcatagtaggtgataaaacattttaaatacatgtaattaaaatgcTGCCCATCTCTGCCAACAATGCATAGGCCTATGtgatacaacaatataaaagaatACAAGTAAATATCTGCTGCATATAATTTGAACTGTCCGTATCAATAACCTGAAGAATTGCAGGTCTGTATAATCCAATAGAAACTAAGAGAAAACCAGGCATTCAACGACAGCAAATAAATCCATAGgcctactgccatctgctgataaaaaggacaaacatcagCTTGACACTTCACTGACACAACGATGCGTTATGGAGAAAACCAGtgttaacagtaacagtaatattttttaaaaatatataagttagtggcagccctaactGTATGCAACACATCTGATTCATATTACTTTAACCAGTTAGTGTTTCTTGCAATGTCCCtcacaaataaactaataaatacatgaatacaaacaccTTAGCTACTATTGAACATTTGAATGTGATGAGGAACCTTTAATGTTCATATGAAGGCAAGTGAAGGAGCTGCTATGTTACGTTCTAATAACCTTtcctattttaatttaaacttttttatgtCAACCTCCCAATGAGGTGCAGTTTCCTCATCGctacagtaacagtaacaacGCGGCACACACAATCATTTATTATATCCTCGATTACTTTATTGCAAACAATaaagacaaacaagacaaacaattcggcgaatgaatattaaaacataACCTTTGAGAGAATCCCTATATGTCCTTCATGGGAACAATATGACGATTTCCCTTATTAGTCTCTGAACAGCAACGTTATGGTTGAACAACAAGTTTTACTGTAGCCATAAAATTTGCgatcataacattttatttctatttttatgaataaaaagttcCTCACAGCAATGGcaggcagcttttcaaaatgcgcaaaacatcaggtgtaagtggaaataaaagatACATGGGAAAGTTTTATAGGATATTTGTAAGTTTTATAGGCAAGCttatcttcctgtcttttatttacttcCGCCTCTGATGTCACCGCAGTTCTACTTTTtgtccaaaacaataaatgaaaaaatgaatctgcaaaacaaaaacaaaatcgtgctgttatttgaatttggttttgtCGTTTTTCGTTTTTTGGTTCTGATAATAAAAACGGAAAAACGGCTCCGTTTTCTCGTTTTttcgttttaaaccaaaaaggaaaaaatgggGAAACCATGGTATTTCCGTTTTttcgtttttggtttaaaacgaaAAAAACGAACTGCCTGAAGGTACCCTGACCGAAGATCTtgtaaaacaaacattgtgGTTCGGTCTATCAGTCCAATGTGCCGCAGTGCATGCTGGTTGTTGtagggtttgtttgttttttaacctcttaagcaaaagcaaatgccacagcccttcttttctgttttctctggtcatgttgtGCTAGTTATAAATCTATTTACtacagacagcccagttttatgaaaagatcatCTTTAAAGCAGTGACATACTTCtttactgtaatttattttgtaGTCATTGTATGCCCcctacttttatttaagtacttttattttacGTAAGTGAAAGTTCTTCAAAGTAAAAATACTTGGGTACAATATATTGTATACTGCATAAACAAAACCTATGTATAAAAGAAAACTGGAATAATCATATGAAATGGAGAttaatttttataaaagttcTCATACAATATTAATGTGGATATGAACTTACCGTGATGTGTACCCGCTGTCAATCACAtggtgagggttttttttttaacaggaatAAAAACCATTGGACAAAACGAGGGTTGCAAACAAAACTGTTTAATGAATATGCACTTCAAAAATATATGTTTGTTCAGCCTTTAGATGTCTGCTTGTTTTATGTAACAACCAATTGTAAGAATATAAGACTTTCAGAGATGCCTCTAAAGCCAGTTATGGGCATCCaacattcttttgttttttttacattctttaaaggaatacctcaaTGAAGGCCTGGCCTCTCAACTACTCTTTCTGAGGTGTTACATAAAGAAGTTATTAAAGTATAAAGAAAAATCAACCCTTGTAAGTgtgaaataaacaacacaaccagtatctaaaaaaaaaaaagatttgcatATAAATATGTGCTAAAATGTAACACCACTCTTACATGCTACAAGAAAAGCCAGTATGAAGTTATATGTGAGATGGGTCCTCTCACACAGACTTGATCATCATTCTGGTGGCCCTCAGGGAGTATGGTGCATGAGTTTTCCAGGTTTCCCAGTGGAGGCCTGACGCCCAGCCAATATGGTCACCAGCAGGATGCCAGTCGCCATTTAGACTGGCAGATCCGCAGCGGCTGTACCACCAGCCACCACCGTCTGACTGAGTACATTCCATTAGAGCAATGTCACCAAAGATGCATGGGGAGCAGCCGTCATTGTCACGGTCGGAGGTGCTGAAGCCGTAGCGGTTCTGGCTATGCATGGCGTTACCTTTGGGCAAAGATGGAACAAATTAAGGAATAACTGAGTTTAGAATTTAGAGTTTTGCTGAACATTGGGCACAGTGACCAGAAGTTGCAGATGATGGCACCTTGAATTTCcctgcatttttaaacattctctttgtgttacatttgtcctaaaaacattaaaatgtgtatCTTTGGTATGCTAATATGTAGTGTCACTGCAGCACAAGTATATAGGACTCATAAAGCCAGTGAGCCTATTCAGTAATGTCACTTATACAGCTATATCTGGCTTAAGTTTgccaacattagctaacattagccaccataaGCTACTGGTCATGCCAGACCAAGTAACACTGTAGAAGTAAAACCCCTGAGTGCAATACATTAAGGTGTATTTCATTACTTATGAATTAAACTTTTCATTAATAAGAGGAAAAAGTGTTATTTCATCTTTAAAAGTACTGTCTCACATCAAAGCTCCCACGTGTAGCATTTTATGTGTAGATCAACACATCATTAATCTATACcagagctgcaacgattaatcGTTAACTATTAGAGTAATCGCCAACTAATTTGCTCATCGATTAATcagtttgagtattttttttagaGAAAAATAAGTCAAACTTCTCAGATTTTAGCTTCGTAGATGTGAATACTTTCCAATTTCTTTACACCTCTTTAACAgtgaactgaatatctttgggttgtagataaaacaagacatttaacgGCGTCAtcttttcaccattttctgacattttatggaacaaacaactaatcaattaatcaagaaaataatcaacagaataatcaacagtgaaaataatcattagtttcaGCTCTGATCTTGACACATTATAATTGAGATCATTCCTGAGAAGACTGCCAGCCCATAGCTGCTCTACACTTCTGCACCaaggctggttttgaagctgctGGACTGCTTTACACCACAAAACCGGAAGAGGGCGCTGCTGTATCACAGAAAACAGCTTAGACAGAGTTTGTGCTGACAGCAGATGGTGATGACAGGAGTGAAATTCAAAGGGGAAATCACTTTCAGTGCAAGTGGTGGAGCAACGATCTTCAACAAGTTGAAAATGTCATAACTGTAAGGACTAACGATATTAGGCCACTAGTGTCTGATACAAGCAACAAGCCACCTTTTAATGTGGACCCCAGGACAAGTAGTTTCAAAggtaacaacaataaataataaaaccttttcttttcttgtgctgACACAATAACTTGACTTATTGTGACTTCACAATAACTTTATTGTTCTGTTAGAAATTTCtacactgagcagctttcattTCCAAGCATTAAAATGATAACGTACAAATAACAGTGGCAAAAAGATTATTCCAACCAGCCAAGCTGGCACCAGATGTTAATATGacgtcataaaaatgtttttgtttttttttcctcatttagaTGTAACACACGTTCAACAAGGTAAaatcagaaaagaaaaacactgcttAACAAAACGTGGGGGTGCACAGGTGACACTCAGATGTAATGCAACATACATTGAATCTCAAACGTCCATTGTATACAAGCCTTTCCAACTGCAGGCTATTGTGCGCAGATGGCAGAAATATGTTATTCTTGGTCAAGATGATGTTTGGAAGGTGTTGGAAGAACTTCAATTCAACAAAATATCACCATCATCTGTCGTCAGTATTCTACGTCAAATCGACGTTGGCATTGACATTGAACTTTGGTCACTCAACATCATAGCCTAAATTTAACTAAATAGTAACATCTTACAACGTTGGTACCCAGCTGGGAGTGCAGATGAAAGTGAAATACATGGAATAGCATCTGTGCATAAGCAGCAAAGAGAAAAGAGGGACAGTGAGAGAAACTAAAAAGCAGCTCACAATACCTGCGGTCCCATTGTATTTCCCCACATGCAGTCTGAAAGCTGCTTTTGCATCGCCCAATTTGAAGTGTGCGTACTCAGCAAAAGCAGTGTCATTTTCGTGGTCCCACAGGTCGACTCTCATGGTCCACTTCTTGTGTTTGTTCTTGGTCAGAGAGAAAACCTTTTGCAGACCAAGCCAGTGGTCACCTGAGAGAATCAGCATAACATAAGAAAAGGATAAATGTTTCTTTATGATACATCTTTGCTTTGAGTTGTTGTTGCAGGATGCAGGGTTATAGGTCGCCTATAGGTTAGTCAGGAAAGAATTCAGGCACAGCTGAACGTTCAGTCTTGcagttagtttagttttagagcTGGACTGTGTCAGCCTACGATTCAAAGATTATGCAGAAGAGCATATAACAGGAGAGTCTTTTCTCCTGCCAGTATCAAGGAAAAATTATGTCTTTATTTAATTCTATTGAACCCCTAATCCTCTGCGTGTCACAAGTCctgtctcattcatccagtatGCATTCATTAGTCTGCCATGTTTTCCACTTCACCAACTGTCACAAATGCCACACCTACCTGTCCTTTGATTACCCCTTTCCTGACAGCCCTGTCACCTGGCCTGCTCTTACTTACCCTGATAGTGATAGATGCTGCCTGTTCTGTGTCTGTAATCGTTACACTATATgctctgtatgtttttttgttctatGTAACAAAGACCTGTCCAggatatttttttcagtgttacaTAGGCGTGACACACTAATCATAAGTTAGATTACGCCTCACACCctcaacaaacaaaaccagtTTTAAACGTTTAACTTACGTGTCAGGTTTCCAAAACCGTTTTTATATGCTGCCCATTTCCTGTTGAAGGACACCACTCCTTTGCTGCGCCTCTGAAACACCGTCCAGCCTCCATCAGGGCGCATCTCACAGTACACCTAAGCAGGTGGTTAAGTAAACACATTATGTCAGGAAAACCAGGTGCCAGGCTTTTCAGACAATATCTAAAGACTGAGACATGTTCTCCAAGGGCTTGGAAAAGTTGACATTATGTGTTGGATAAACAAATGAGATGCATGCTGTATTTCTTTTCTTCACAAAATCTGTCAGAGCACTGatgtaaaggtccagtatgtaagATTTAGCGGGATTTAatgcatctagcggtgaggattgcaggtTGGTTTTccctgggagctgaattatccacagaggtctccaaccaggtgattaaaactggtaaaaacactgaataaagcagtttcatgctaCAAATCAGTGTCAACTCTGGAAAAGGTGAGAGTCCAGCCCCTCTCCCGGAATTTGGTTCCAGAACCAGAGCTGCGCATAGAGGTGAGCCCAACTATGTGTAGTTGATACCGACTCACTCACTCCTTCCCAGAAAGATGACGTTCCACTTCCCCAGAGCCAAACTGTTATGCCAGGGATCAGCATGCCCGGGGCCCTACTCCTGCCTGACGCCCAGCACACAATGCACCCAACCCTGATATCTGCCTCTGTAGGTGGTGAGCAGCTTCTACTTGCTCAAGCTGGACACTCGCTGGCTAGCTCCACCCTAGGTCTGGCTCCAAGGGGGGGCCCAGTGTCCCCATACCGGGCGAGGTACTCGGTATCCGAATTAGCCGGGtcatcaaggtcttcttgaattgctcttagtctggcccctctcctgggaccactttgccttgggagGCCCTACCACGGGCTATTAGCCCCAtacaacacagctcccaggatCACAGGTACACACAAACCCCTCCACTATGTTAAGCTGGAGATTCTTGAACTGTAtttaagtactgtacttaaatgCAGTACTTGGATTACTTTACTTTGTTACTGTCCACCGCTGGTTAAAACACCAAACAAAGCAATTTCATGTTACAAAACAGTCTTTGtaacctagcacctgctaatgcgtgctcacttttttctttgatatcttaagatccagatgttctctctccctctccaaaacaaacgtatccagtgatttaaactggtaaaaacactgaataaagcagtttcgcataaaaaaatcatcatggAGGGGCTTCTTACTACGGTGGTAGACGTGAAAATGCGAGtgaccctatctagagtcagtgtttggtttgtctgctctgggctactgtaaaactgTCAGGCCATGCAACATGGCTATCTCCATAGACAAAGACCCGCTCCCTCTGTagacataaacagctcattcaaaggtaacaGAAGCACAACTGTTTGTATTCTCAGATTATTACACTTAacacttaagaaaacatgcTCATCTTTcaatataatgacgaaaactctgtctgtgggtgtgtctgtgtgtctgttccacgtttttctcctcactgacttggtcaatccatgtgaaatttggagGGTCATatgaggatgcgaatgaagcaatattacaccaattggccaaagggggcgctatagcaaccgattgaaattgcaaactttgaatgggcatatctcatgccccgtatgtcgtagagacatgaaactttgcacagagatgcctctcctcatgaggaacaaattttcctcaagaacccataacttccggttatatagattttaagccattttgaattatttgaaaaacatttaaaatcgatctcttcctaggaagtttgaccgatctgcatgaaactcggtgaacataatctagggaccaatatctaaagttccctctgaACTGAGcctctataaggcaatgaatattgcggagggcgtggctcatcacataaaggtgtataacatctcaagggtttcagcgatcaccacgcaactttgtaggcatatgactaacacataatctgaggggacccctccattattgacctgatcaaacaaaatgggggtgctagagagctaatttcttatctaggcctaaccgccatattgacttttcctaaacttggtagatatgtagaacaggacgcctcaaagtgactggagaaatttaactctaattggcaactgggtggcactataacaacagaaaaatgcttaaaaatggctaaaatgtgaccgatcgctgtggctccccctgtggccgaatgttgggggtttttttctaatttttg
This genomic window contains:
- the LOC117249010 gene encoding angiopoietin-related protein 5-like — protein: MKSLVGFGVLILACLLSCTVQAKKHHNPLSSQGTDCTQIKALSPQASSGVYVIQPHKVKTPFKVYCEMRPDGGWTVFQRRSKGVVSFNRKWAAYKNGFGNLTRDHWLGLQKVFSLTKNKHKKWTMRVDLWDHENDTAFAEYAHFKLGDAKAAFRLHVGKYNGTAGNAMHSQNRYGFSTSDRDNDGCSPCIFGDIALMECTQSDGGGWWYSRCGSASLNGDWHPAGDHIGWASGLHWETWKTHAPYSLRATRMMIKSV